A genome region from Baekduia alba includes the following:
- the alaS gene encoding alanine--tRNA ligase, whose translation MTSDEIRETFLSFFEQRDHQRLASAPLVPASYDPSVLLTTAGMHPLKPYFQGLEAPPHPRLTSCQKCFRTPDIDVVGTTTRHLTFFEMLGNFSIGDYFKEGAAQRAWELSIEGFGFDPEKIWVTVFEGDEELGLGLDEEAVEAWLKIGVPRERIVPCPRSENFWQAGETGPCGPCSELYYDRGLEWGTEDDLPGGDNERFLEYWNLVFMQYNQDPVGTLTPLPNQNIDTGMGLNRMALIQQGVDSIFDTDQFIPLMELGRSLATNPIDERALRILADHSRGMTFLIADGVVPSNEDRGYVLRRLMRRAIAQGHRLGFEGEFLPKYVDVVIATMGAAYPELTREHDTILRWVRAEEQGFGRTLETGLSMLDDLLAGGAVSGEDAFKLHDTYGFPIDLTTEIAGEREVPVDIAGFDALMEEQRLRSSAGAGAQERVGARQEVIRQLSEEPTDFTGYEHLEERTTVAGVLEQGGRTFVKLAASPFYAQGGGQVSDQGVVETVDGAHATVSEVLRAGEDQAVVLEGDGALKAGDTVVARVDRPARTATQANHTATHLLHAALREALGTHVRQAGSYVGPDKLRFDFTHGQRLSPDELKAVEDRVNQWVLQNDPVRPITTTLKEAQEMGAMALFGEKYGDVVRMVQIGAGDYSRELCGGTHVRSTAEIGVFKVVSEGSSASNVRRIEAVTGPEAVTLLRSHDALIREAAGELRTSPEQVPAKVADLQQQLKAAAKAGASGGANGAVDVGALANAAEEVGGARVLTSRVEVGDAKALLDATDRVKNAIGDAAIVLGAVTDGKVALIASVAPALVERGVKAGELVKVAAQVVGGGGGGRDTMAQAGGRDPEKLDDALAAARAHIESLLA comes from the coding sequence GTGACGTCCGACGAGATCCGCGAGACCTTCCTGTCGTTCTTCGAGCAGCGCGATCACCAGCGCCTCGCGAGCGCTCCGCTGGTCCCTGCGTCCTACGACCCTTCGGTGCTGCTGACCACGGCGGGCATGCATCCGCTCAAGCCCTACTTCCAGGGTCTGGAGGCGCCACCGCACCCGCGGCTCACCAGTTGCCAGAAGTGCTTCCGCACGCCGGACATCGACGTCGTCGGCACGACCACGCGCCACCTCACGTTCTTCGAGATGCTCGGCAACTTCTCGATCGGCGACTACTTCAAGGAAGGCGCCGCGCAGCGCGCGTGGGAGCTGTCGATCGAGGGCTTCGGCTTCGACCCGGAGAAGATCTGGGTCACGGTCTTCGAGGGCGACGAGGAGCTCGGCCTCGGCCTCGACGAGGAGGCCGTGGAGGCGTGGCTGAAGATCGGCGTGCCGCGCGAGCGGATCGTGCCGTGCCCACGGTCGGAGAACTTCTGGCAGGCGGGGGAGACCGGGCCGTGCGGCCCGTGCTCGGAGCTGTACTACGACCGTGGCCTGGAGTGGGGTACCGAGGACGACCTGCCCGGCGGCGACAACGAGCGCTTCCTCGAGTACTGGAACCTGGTGTTCATGCAGTACAACCAGGACCCGGTCGGCACGCTGACGCCGCTGCCCAACCAGAACATCGACACGGGCATGGGCCTCAACCGCATGGCCTTGATCCAGCAGGGCGTCGACTCGATCTTCGACACCGACCAGTTCATCCCGTTGATGGAGCTCGGCCGCTCGCTGGCGACCAATCCGATCGACGAGCGCGCGCTGCGCATCCTGGCCGACCACTCGCGCGGCATGACGTTCCTGATCGCCGACGGCGTCGTCCCGTCCAACGAGGACCGCGGCTACGTGCTGCGCCGCCTGATGCGCCGGGCCATCGCCCAGGGCCATCGCCTCGGCTTCGAGGGCGAGTTCCTGCCCAAGTACGTCGACGTCGTCATCGCGACGATGGGCGCCGCCTATCCGGAGCTGACCCGCGAGCACGACACGATCCTGCGCTGGGTCCGCGCCGAGGAGCAGGGCTTCGGCCGCACGCTGGAGACCGGGCTGTCGATGCTGGACGACCTGCTCGCCGGCGGCGCGGTCTCCGGCGAGGACGCGTTCAAGCTCCACGACACCTACGGCTTCCCGATCGACCTGACGACCGAGATCGCCGGCGAGCGCGAGGTGCCCGTCGACATCGCGGGCTTCGACGCGCTGATGGAGGAGCAGCGGCTGCGGTCCTCGGCCGGTGCGGGCGCCCAGGAGCGCGTCGGCGCGCGCCAGGAGGTCATCCGCCAGCTGTCGGAGGAGCCGACGGACTTCACGGGGTACGAGCACCTCGAGGAGCGCACGACGGTCGCCGGCGTCCTCGAGCAGGGCGGGCGGACGTTCGTCAAGCTCGCGGCGTCGCCGTTCTACGCGCAGGGCGGCGGCCAGGTCAGCGACCAGGGCGTCGTCGAGACCGTCGACGGCGCGCACGCGACGGTGAGCGAGGTGCTGCGCGCAGGGGAGGACCAGGCGGTCGTCCTGGAGGGCGACGGCGCGCTGAAGGCCGGCGACACCGTCGTCGCGCGCGTGGACCGCCCGGCGCGCACCGCGACGCAGGCCAACCACACCGCGACGCACCTGCTGCACGCGGCCCTGCGCGAGGCGCTCGGGACGCACGTCCGCCAAGCGGGCTCCTACGTCGGCCCGGACAAGCTGCGCTTCGACTTCACCCACGGCCAGCGCCTGTCGCCCGATGAGCTGAAGGCCGTCGAGGACCGCGTCAACCAGTGGGTCCTGCAGAACGACCCGGTGCGCCCGATCACGACGACGCTGAAGGAGGCCCAGGAGATGGGGGCCATGGCGCTGTTCGGCGAGAAGTACGGCGACGTCGTCCGGATGGTGCAGATCGGCGCGGGCGACTACTCGCGCGAGCTCTGCGGCGGCACGCACGTGCGCTCGACGGCGGAGATCGGCGTCTTCAAGGTCGTGTCGGAAGGGTCGTCGGCCTCCAACGTGCGGCGCATCGAGGCGGTCACCGGGCCGGAGGCCGTCACGCTGCTGCGCTCGCACGACGCGCTGATCCGCGAGGCGGCGGGCGAGCTGCGCACGTCGCCCGAGCAGGTGCCGGCGAAGGTCGCCGACCTCCAGCAGCAGCTCAAGGCCGCGGCGAAGGCGGGCGCGAGCGGCGGCGCCAACGGCGCGGTCGACGTCGGCGCGCTGGCCAACGCGGCCGAGGAGGTCGGCGGCGCGCGCGTGCTCACGTCGCGCGTCGAGGTCGGCGACGCCAAGGCGCTGCTCGACGCGACCGACCGCGTCAAGAATGCGATCGGCGACGCGGCGATCGTCCTCGGGGCGGTGACCGACGGCAAGGTCGCGCTGATCGCCTCGGTCGCGCCGGCGCTGGTCGAGCGCGGCGTCAAGGCGGGCGAGCTCGTCAAGGTCGCCGCCCAGGTCGTGGGCGGCGGCGGAGGCGGCCGCGACACGATGGCCCAGGCCGGCGGACGCGATCCGGAGAAGCTGGACGACGCGCTCGCAGCCGCCCGCGCGCACATCGAGTCCCTGCTCGCCTGA
- the mnmA gene encoding tRNA 2-thiouridine(34) synthase MnmA, producing the protein MSDERFAEHLEHPVGRGHEPAGAFAGAAGGAACGDLVTVRLAVAGDTVVDAGFEASGCGAAQAAGSAAVELVRGASIFDAARVGSAAIAAELGGLSVGKLHAADLASDALHQALGAAVAQSGAAPPHARRTLVAMSGGVDSSVAAVLLGQTHDEVVAVTLELWRDPENDAEASCCSASAVRSARAIAHQMGLPHFTLDLRAGFRAGVVEPWLAEHADGLTPNPCVRCNGHVRLDAMVAFADRVGAATLATGHYARQTAGGLLRAAADDAKDQTYMLAALGRATLARLRFPLGELTKPEVRALAREHELPVASKPDSQDLCFLAGTGRERFLERHGGLRERPGDVLDAGGAVLGRHRGHFHYTVGQRRGLPVQRPEPLYVLETDAKANTITLGPRDALDVDRVALRGIRLHAEAAQVDGVRLRYHARIVPCRLEPSAVVLDEPFSAPAPGQTAVLLAGDVVIGCATIAA; encoded by the coding sequence TTGTCTGACGAGCGCTTCGCCGAGCACCTGGAGCATCCGGTCGGCCGCGGCCACGAGCCCGCGGGCGCGTTCGCGGGTGCCGCCGGCGGCGCGGCGTGCGGCGACCTCGTCACGGTGCGGCTGGCGGTCGCGGGGGACACGGTCGTCGACGCGGGCTTCGAGGCGTCGGGCTGCGGCGCGGCGCAGGCAGCCGGCAGCGCGGCCGTCGAGCTGGTGCGCGGCGCGTCGATCTTCGACGCCGCGCGCGTCGGCAGCGCGGCGATCGCGGCGGAGCTGGGCGGGCTGAGCGTCGGCAAGCTGCACGCCGCCGACCTCGCCTCCGACGCGCTGCACCAGGCGCTCGGCGCGGCGGTCGCGCAGTCCGGCGCGGCGCCGCCGCACGCGCGGCGCACGCTCGTCGCGATGTCCGGCGGCGTGGACTCGTCGGTCGCCGCGGTCCTGCTGGGCCAGACCCACGACGAGGTCGTCGCGGTGACGCTCGAGCTGTGGCGCGATCCGGAGAACGACGCCGAGGCCTCGTGCTGCAGCGCGTCCGCGGTGCGCTCGGCGCGCGCGATCGCCCACCAGATGGGGCTGCCGCACTTCACGCTCGACCTGCGCGCCGGCTTCCGCGCCGGCGTCGTCGAGCCGTGGCTGGCCGAGCACGCCGACGGGCTCACGCCCAACCCGTGCGTGCGCTGCAACGGCCACGTCCGCCTCGACGCGATGGTCGCCTTCGCCGACCGCGTCGGCGCCGCGACGCTGGCCACCGGCCATTACGCGCGCCAGACCGCGGGCGGGCTCCTGCGCGCCGCGGCCGACGACGCCAAGGACCAGACCTACATGTTGGCCGCGCTCGGCCGTGCCACGCTGGCGCGCCTGCGCTTCCCGCTCGGCGAGCTGACCAAGCCGGAGGTCCGCGCGCTCGCGCGCGAGCACGAGCTGCCGGTGGCGTCCAAGCCCGACTCCCAGGACCTCTGCTTCCTGGCGGGCACCGGTCGCGAGCGCTTCCTGGAGCGCCACGGCGGGCTGCGCGAGCGGCCCGGCGACGTGCTCGACGCGGGCGGCGCCGTGCTCGGCCGCCACCGCGGCCACTTCCACTACACGGTGGGCCAGCGCCGCGGGCTGCCGGTCCAGCGTCCCGAGCCGCTGTACGTGCTGGAGACCGACGCCAAGGCCAACACCATCACCTTGGGTCCGCGCGACGCGCTCGACGTCGACCGCGTGGCGTTGCGCGGGATCCGGCTGCACGCCGAGGCCGCGCAGGTCGACGGCGTCCGCCTGCGCTACCACGCCCGGATCGTGCCGTGCCGGCTCGAACCCAGCGCGGTCGTGCTCGACGAGCCGTTCTCCGCCCCCGCGCCAGGCCAGACGGCCGTGCTCCTCGCGGGGGATGTCGTCATCGGATGTGCGACGATCGCAGCGTGA
- the mltG gene encoding endolytic transglycosylase MltG produces the protein MSPLFGGKKDGPEPSDGGSRSAAEREAARLDRERRRAEREGRPLPPEPDAPAPVAPPEPEPVVYEPPPEPVAPEPPEPEPEPVVYEPPPEPVAPEPSAPTPEPVAYEPETQAYAAPAPEPQYEVPFEPVYEQEPVTVPLDDHAPPYTEDFPQVETPAGVRRATVADLPTVGGPRPTPPGPVRGPAGQRQRTRRAPKPRGVPRRRRFGRRVVALLFLLLAVAVAYFAYRVFQPGHDDGDAKSPVAVVIPQGATASEIADVLEHDGVIDSAFFFNLRSRLTGQRGDLKAGRFTLKRDMSYTAALDALTQNPAAAPTVTVTIPEGRSIGEAAPLVRQAGLSGSYVKAATRNPRTVKGFKSYGVPKGTNSLEGFLFPATYDLKKGAKTATAKALVTQQLATFKDNYDKLDRRAAKRKNLSDYDVLIIASMIEREAMVAKDRRLISAVISNRLKDHIPLGIDATLRYRLDNWTRPLKESELQKDSAFNTRTRQGLPPTPIGSPGLASIKAALNPAKVGYVYYVVKPGGHGAHAFSSTNEQFQKDVAAYNKARADNGGKAP, from the coding sequence GTGAGCCCTCTGTTCGGCGGCAAGAAGGACGGCCCCGAGCCGTCCGACGGTGGCTCGCGCAGCGCGGCCGAGCGCGAGGCCGCGCGCCTGGACCGCGAGCGCCGGCGCGCGGAGCGCGAGGGCAGGCCGCTGCCCCCCGAGCCCGACGCGCCGGCGCCCGTCGCTCCGCCCGAGCCCGAGCCGGTGGTCTACGAGCCGCCGCCCGAGCCCGTCGCGCCCGAGCCGCCCGAGCCCGAGCCCGAGCCGGTGGTCTACGAGCCGCCGCCCGAGCCCGTCGCGCCCGAGCCGTCCGCGCCCACCCCCGAGCCCGTCGCCTACGAGCCCGAGACCCAGGCCTACGCGGCGCCGGCCCCCGAGCCGCAGTACGAGGTCCCGTTCGAGCCGGTCTACGAGCAGGAGCCGGTCACGGTCCCGCTCGACGACCACGCGCCGCCCTACACCGAGGACTTCCCGCAGGTCGAGACGCCGGCCGGCGTGCGCCGCGCGACGGTCGCCGACCTGCCCACGGTGGGCGGGCCGAGGCCCACACCGCCCGGTCCGGTCCGCGGGCCCGCCGGCCAGCGCCAGCGCACGCGCCGCGCCCCCAAGCCGCGCGGCGTCCCGCGCCGCCGGCGCTTCGGCCGCCGCGTCGTCGCGCTGCTGTTCCTGCTGCTCGCGGTCGCCGTGGCGTACTTCGCCTACCGCGTCTTCCAGCCCGGCCACGACGACGGCGACGCCAAGAGCCCGGTCGCCGTCGTCATCCCGCAGGGCGCGACCGCGTCGGAGATCGCCGACGTGCTCGAGCACGACGGCGTCATCGACTCCGCGTTCTTCTTCAACCTGCGCTCGCGCCTCACGGGCCAGCGCGGCGACCTGAAGGCCGGGCGCTTCACGCTCAAGCGCGACATGTCCTACACCGCGGCGCTCGACGCGCTGACCCAGAACCCGGCGGCCGCGCCGACGGTCACGGTCACGATCCCGGAGGGCCGCTCGATCGGCGAGGCCGCGCCGCTCGTCCGCCAGGCGGGGCTGAGCGGGTCCTACGTCAAGGCCGCGACCCGCAACCCGCGGACGGTCAAGGGCTTCAAGAGCTACGGCGTGCCCAAGGGCACCAACTCGCTCGAAGGCTTCCTGTTCCCGGCGACCTACGACCTCAAGAAGGGCGCCAAGACCGCGACCGCCAAGGCGCTCGTGACCCAGCAGCTGGCCACGTTCAAGGACAACTACGACAAGCTGGACCGCCGCGCGGCCAAGCGCAAGAACCTGAGCGACTACGACGTGCTGATCATCGCCTCGATGATCGAGCGCGAGGCGATGGTGGCCAAGGACCGGCGGCTGATCTCGGCCGTCATCTCCAACCGTCTCAAGGACCACATCCCGCTCGGCATCGACGCGACGCTGCGCTACCGCCTGGACAACTGGACCAGGCCGCTCAAGGAGTCCGAGCTGCAGAAGGACTCGGCCTTCAACACGCGCACGCGCCAGGGCCTGCCGCCCACGCCGATCGGCTCGCCCGGCCTGGCGTCGATCAAGGCCGCGCTGAACCCGGCCAAGGTCGGCTACGTGTACTACGTCGTCAAGCCCGGCGGCCACGGCGCGCACGCGTTCTCCTCCACGAACGAGCAGTTCCAGAAGGACGTCGCGGCCTACAACAAGGCGCGCGCCGACAACGGCGGCAAGGCGCCGTAG
- the ruvX gene encoding Holliday junction resolvase RuvX, whose amino-acid sequence MRVLALDYGSARCGCAVSDPTGTLATPIEHIERPGTRKGLVRVADLAREREVGRIVVGLPLGLSGHDTDQTRETRVWADKLRDRVTPIPVELYDERFTTRIASRSGPPAQTRTSEDSRAAAVLLEDWLARHGSERA is encoded by the coding sequence ATGCGCGTGCTGGCGCTGGACTACGGCTCCGCCCGGTGCGGCTGTGCGGTGAGTGACCCGACAGGGACGCTCGCGACGCCCATCGAGCACATCGAGCGCCCGGGGACCCGCAAGGGCCTCGTGCGTGTCGCGGACCTCGCGCGGGAGCGCGAGGTCGGGCGCATCGTGGTCGGGCTGCCGCTCGGGCTCAGCGGCCACGACACCGACCAGACGCGCGAGACGCGCGTGTGGGCCGACAAGCTGCGCGACCGCGTCACCCCGATCCCGGTCGAGCTGTACGACGAGCGCTTCACGACGCGGATCGCGTCAAGATCGGGCCCGCCCGCCCAAACGCGCACCTCCGAGGACTCGCGCGCCGCCGCCGTCCTGCTCGAGGACTGGCTGGCACGCCACGGGAGCGAGCGCGCGTGA